A part of Salvia splendens isolate huo1 unplaced genomic scaffold, SspV2 ctg280, whole genome shotgun sequence genomic DNA contains:
- the LOC121789578 gene encoding serine/threonine/tyrosine-protein kinase HT1-like, with protein sequence MKNFQWLKQIANTHSKLERRLSLGEYKRAISWSKYLISSGAEIKGGGEEEWSADMSQLFIGNKFASGRHSRIYRGVYKQRDVAIKLISQPQEDGDLASFLEKQFTSEVALLFRLRHPNIISFIAACKKPPVFCIITEYYPGGSLRKYLHQQGPHSLPHDLVLRLALDIAHGMQYLHARGILHRDLKSENLLLDEDMCVKVADFGISCLETQCGSAKGFTGTYRWMAPEMIKEKHHTKKVDVYSFGIVMWELLTALIPFDDMTPEQAAFAVCQKNARPPLPSTCPAAFTRLICRCWSSNPDKRPHFDEIVSILESYSESLGRDPEFFSSYEPSEGYALARCIPKCIAARRSPSVGT encoded by the exons ATGAAGAATTTCCAGTGGCTGAAGCAGATAGCGAACACGCACAGCAAGCTGGAGAGGAGGCTGTCGCTGGGGGAGTACAAGCGAGCGATTTCATGGTCGAAATACCTAATTTCTTCGGGAGCAGAGATCAAGGGCGGAGGTGAGGAGGAGTGGAGCGCTGACATGTCGCAGCTCTTCATCGGCAACAAATTCGCCTCCGGCAGGCACAGCAGGATCTACAGAGGCGTCTACAAGCAGAGAGATGTCGCGATTAAGCTCATCAGCCAGCCTCAGGAAGATGGAGATTTGGCTTCATTTTTGGAGAAACAGTTCACTTCTGAAGTTGCTCTCTTGTTCAGGCTCAGGCACCCCAACATCATCTCT TTCATTGCAGCATGTAAGAAACCCCCAGTATTTTGTATTATCACAGAGTACTATCCCGGTGGGTCCCTTAGAAAGTACCTCCACCAGCAAGGGCCGCATTCGCTCCCCCATGACCTCGTACTGAGGCTGGCACTTGACATTGCGCACGGCATGCAGTATCTTCATGCTCGGGGGATTCTTCATCGGGATCTTAAATCCGAGAACCTTCTGCTCGATGAGGATATGTGTGTCAAGGTAGCGGATTTTGGCATCTCATGTTTGGAAACACAGTGTGGCAGTGCCAAGGGATTCACGGGCACCTATCGCTGGATGGCCCCGGAAATGATCAAGGAGAAACACCACACGAAGAAAGTCGATGTGTACAGTTTTGGCATTGTAATGTGGGAGCTGCTAACTGCGTTGATACCTTTTGACGACATGACTCCTGAACAAGCAGCGTTTGCAGTATGCCAGAAG AATGCAAGGCCGCCGCTGCCTTCTACGTGCCCTGCAGCATTTACCCGTCTCATCTGCCGTTGCTGGTCGAGCAATCCAGACAAGCGGCCGCATTTTGATGAGATTGTAAGCATACTCGAGAGCTACTCGGAGTCTCTGGGGCGAGACCCGGAATTTTTTTCCTCGTACGAGCCGTCGGAGGGATATGCTCTTGCAAGGTGCATTCCGAAGTGTATCGCCGCTCGTCGATCCCCGTCGGTCGGGACATGA